A DNA window from Porphyromonas gingivalis ATCC 33277 contains the following coding sequences:
- a CDS encoding IS982-like element IS195 family transposase: MKTNIVDVFCIIDDFSKLFDETIKKKTLEEADKKRRNRKFKMSDSEVMTILILFHLSRYRDLKAFYLQYITHSCRSEFPHLVSYNRFVELQSRVGFKLIAFLNMCCLGQCTGISFIDSTPLKACHIKRAHGHRTMRGWAQKGKSTMGWFYGFKLHIVINDRGEIINYQITPGNCDDREPLKDGTFTKNLFGKLIADRGYISQNLFDRLFVDDIHMITKIKKNMKNSLMHLYDKVLLRKRALIETVNDMLKNVCQIEHTRHRSVNNFVTNLISGIIAYNILPKKPELNIEIIRNPNFPISA; this comes from the coding sequence ATGAAGACAAATATAGTTGATGTTTTTTGCATCATAGATGATTTCTCCAAGCTTTTTGATGAAACAATCAAGAAAAAGACCCTCGAAGAGGCAGACAAAAAACGCAGGAATAGAAAGTTTAAGATGTCGGACAGTGAGGTCATGACCATCCTGATCCTTTTTCATCTGTCAAGATACCGAGATTTGAAAGCTTTTTATCTTCAATACATCACCCATTCTTGTCGATCCGAGTTTCCACATCTTGTCTCTTATAATCGCTTTGTGGAGCTGCAAAGCAGGGTAGGTTTCAAGCTGATAGCATTTCTCAATATGTGTTGTTTGGGTCAATGTACAGGCATCTCTTTCATCGATTCCACCCCATTGAAGGCTTGTCATATCAAACGAGCTCATGGGCATAGGACAATGAGGGGATGGGCTCAAAAAGGCAAAAGCACCATGGGTTGGTTTTATGGATTCAAGCTGCATATTGTTATCAACGACAGGGGTGAAATCATCAACTATCAAATCACACCGGGCAATTGTGATGACAGAGAACCTCTGAAAGACGGAACATTCACCAAGAATCTTTTTGGCAAACTCATTGCCGATAGAGGCTACATTTCCCAAAACCTTTTTGACCGGCTCTTTGTCGATGACATCCACATGATAACCAAAATCAAAAAGAACATGAAGAACTCCCTGATGCATCTATATGACAAAGTTTTATTGAGAAAGAGAGCCTTGATCGAAACGGTCAATGATATGCTCAAAAATGTCTGTCAGATAGAGCACACGAGACATCGCAGTGTCAACAATTTTGTCACCAACCTGATCTCCGGTATCATCGCTTACAACATCCTGCCTAAAAAGCCTGAACTCAATATTGAAATCATCAGAAACCCTAACTTTCCTATTTCCGCTTAG
- a CDS encoding ABC transporter permease encodes MNNINTIIQREYMIRVRKKSFLVMTILMPILFVGLVSLPIVLAQLGGDMKTIAIADRTGEYEQLFKENDEFRFVHAEKTAEEYRKMGADKSGIDAVLEIRQDLLEDPNAVAIYGYKQLPASVSNHISRILSDYLSDKKIASYNIPDIKQILADSKIELSVHTYKWSEDGTNERTSGELASGISMMMMVVIFFLIMTLAAMVQAGVLEEKKNRIMEVMVSSTRPFDLMMGKIIGIGLVGLTQLICWGVLTVLLLTVAQIAFLGNLYSPEALSRMQASDITGMASSMNAEDFAEMKEVMNIIGGINFGELFVMFLIFFIGGYLLYSSIFAVIGSMVSNDEDTSQFMMPVMILLMFGFYAAYGSMNNPEGSLAFWCSLIPFTSPLVMMVRLPYDVPLWQELLSIGLLYGCFVLMTWIGAKIYRVGVLMYGKKPSIKEIIRWINYK; translated from the coding sequence ATGAACAACATTAACACTATCATACAACGCGAATACATGATTCGCGTCCGAAAGAAATCCTTCCTCGTGATGACGATCCTGATGCCCATCCTCTTCGTCGGGCTGGTCTCTCTGCCGATCGTATTGGCGCAGCTCGGAGGCGACATGAAGACCATCGCCATTGCCGACCGCACGGGAGAATACGAGCAGCTATTCAAGGAGAACGACGAATTCCGATTCGTCCATGCCGAGAAGACTGCCGAAGAATACAGGAAAATGGGAGCCGACAAATCAGGCATCGACGCCGTTCTCGAAATCCGTCAGGATTTGCTCGAGGATCCCAACGCCGTGGCCATATACGGTTACAAGCAACTGCCTGCTTCCGTAAGCAATCATATCTCGAGGATCCTGTCCGACTATCTCTCCGACAAAAAGATAGCATCCTACAACATCCCCGACATCAAGCAGATCCTCGCCGACAGCAAGATAGAGCTATCGGTGCATACCTATAAATGGAGCGAGGACGGCACCAACGAACGCACATCGGGTGAATTGGCTTCGGGCATCAGCATGATGATGATGGTAGTCATCTTCTTTCTGATCATGACTTTGGCGGCTATGGTGCAGGCCGGCGTGCTGGAAGAGAAGAAAAACCGGATCATGGAAGTAATGGTGTCCTCCACACGGCCGTTCGACCTGATGATGGGCAAAATCATCGGTATCGGTCTCGTAGGCCTTACGCAGCTCATCTGCTGGGGAGTGCTCACGGTACTGCTGCTGACGGTAGCACAGATCGCCTTCCTCGGCAATCTGTACAGCCCAGAGGCCCTGAGTCGGATGCAGGCTTCCGACATAACGGGCATGGCCTCGTCCATGAATGCAGAGGACTTCGCCGAGATGAAGGAAGTGATGAACATCATCGGGGGCATCAACTTCGGAGAGCTGTTCGTGATGTTTCTCATCTTTTTCATCGGCGGCTACCTGCTCTACTCCTCAATCTTCGCCGTTATCGGCTCGATGGTATCGAACGACGAAGACACCAGCCAGTTCATGATGCCCGTGATGATCCTCCTGATGTTCGGCTTCTATGCCGCCTACGGCAGCATGAACAATCCCGAAGGATCGCTCGCATTCTGGTGTTCGCTGATCCCTTTCACCTCCCCCCTTGTGATGATGGTGCGGTTGCCCTACGACGTTCCGCTGTGGCAGGAGTTGCTAAGCATCGGCCTGCTGTACGGATGCTTCGTATTGATGACGTGGATCGGGGCGAAGATTTACCGCGTAGGCGTGCTCATGTACGGCAAGAAGCCATCGATCAAAGAGATCATCCGCTGGATAAACTATAAATAA
- a CDS encoding type I restriction enzyme HsdR N-terminal domain-containing protein, with product MIQLNLPPYEHRIRQEDESMLIFDSIRHRYVALTPEEWVRQHFVHYLTDVLGYPADLIRNEAQLRIDRRKKRCDTVVYDTNLRPIVLCEYKAPTVSLTQKTMDQILCYNFIFRVPLLLLSNGLQHAACLVDYEQSGYVFLPEIPSYEELTTIIQSNQ from the coding sequence ATGATTCAGCTAAACCTTCCTCCTTACGAACATCGTATTCGCCAAGAAGATGAGTCCATGCTCATTTTCGACAGTATTCGGCATCGCTATGTGGCTCTAACGCCGGAGGAGTGGGTGCGCCAGCACTTTGTCCACTATCTGACCGATGTGCTGGGATACCCGGCCGATCTGATCCGCAACGAAGCACAGCTACGAATAGACCGGCGGAAGAAACGCTGCGATACGGTCGTCTACGATACGAATCTGCGGCCGATCGTTCTCTGCGAATACAAGGCTCCGACAGTGTCGCTGACTCAGAAGACGATGGATCAAATCCTCTGCTACAACTTCATCTTCCGCGTACCGCTCTTGCTTCTGAGCAACGGATTGCAGCATGCAGCCTGTCTAGTGGATTACGAACAGAGCGGCTACGTATTCCTGCCCGAAATCCCTTCTTACGAAGAACTGACAACTATCATTCAATCAAACCAATAA
- a CDS encoding ABC transporter ATP-binding protein, translated as MPFLEANHIRKRYAAHTALDDVSISVRKGRVFGLLGPNGAGKTSLIRIINRITAPDEGKVIFDGRPMQAEDVRRIGYLPEERGLYPKMKVGEQAIYLAQLKGVNKHEARKRLTDWFEKFDIMPWWNKKVEELSKGMQQKVQFVCTVIHEPELLIFDEPFSGFDPVNADLLKREILELAGKERTVIFSTHNMQSVEEVCDDFALINKSRVVLHGAVREVRRENSLGIIRMVVEGELPADYLGRIRILEKTELPGSMTKLRVRKETTAHNRDLVRDLPESVRLVSFYEEIPSMHDIFIKTVGHGVEEENPIQAQQENTDTH; from the coding sequence ATGCCATTTTTAGAAGCCAATCATATTCGCAAGCGGTATGCAGCCCATACTGCGCTGGACGATGTGAGCATAAGCGTCCGGAAGGGGCGCGTCTTCGGTCTGCTTGGCCCTAACGGTGCCGGCAAGACCAGTCTGATACGTATCATCAACCGCATCACCGCTCCCGACGAGGGCAAAGTGATCTTCGACGGCCGTCCCATGCAGGCGGAGGACGTTCGCCGCATCGGCTATCTGCCCGAAGAGCGAGGGCTGTACCCCAAGATGAAAGTGGGCGAGCAGGCCATCTATCTGGCGCAACTCAAAGGAGTAAACAAACACGAAGCGCGCAAGCGGCTCACCGACTGGTTCGAGAAGTTCGACATCATGCCCTGGTGGAACAAAAAAGTGGAGGAGCTGTCCAAAGGGATGCAGCAGAAGGTGCAGTTCGTGTGCACCGTCATTCACGAACCGGAATTGCTCATATTCGACGAACCCTTCAGCGGATTCGATCCGGTCAATGCCGACCTGCTGAAGCGTGAAATACTGGAGCTGGCCGGCAAGGAGCGTACCGTCATCTTCTCGACGCACAACATGCAGTCGGTGGAAGAAGTATGCGACGACTTCGCGCTGATCAACAAATCGCGCGTAGTGCTCCACGGAGCCGTGCGCGAAGTGCGCAGGGAGAACAGCCTCGGCATTATCCGCATGGTAGTCGAAGGCGAGCTGCCGGCAGACTACCTCGGCCGGATCCGGATACTGGAGAAGACGGAGCTGCCGGGTTCCATGACGAAGCTGAGAGTGCGCAAAGAAACCACGGCGCACAACCGCGATCTCGTGCGCGACCTGCCCGAGTCGGTACGGCTCGTGTCCTTCTACGAAGAGATCCCGAGCATGCACGACATATTCATCAAGACCGTAGGCCACGGCGTAGAGGAAGAGAATCCGATCCAAGCACAACAAGAAAACACCGATACACACTGA
- the dut gene encoding dUTP diphosphatase → MKIKIINRSHHPLPAYATSASAGMDLRASIEEPITLLPLERRLIPTGLFIELPVGYEAQIRPRSGLALRHGITLVNSPGTIDADYRGEIGIIMINLSNTPFTIADGERICQLVIARHEQAEWVLTDELADTERGAGGFGHTGKE, encoded by the coding sequence ATGAAAATCAAAATTATCAATCGCTCGCATCATCCCTTGCCGGCATATGCGACTTCGGCATCTGCCGGTATGGATCTGCGTGCATCCATCGAAGAGCCTATCACGTTGTTGCCACTCGAACGTCGTCTCATTCCAACAGGCCTCTTCATCGAACTCCCGGTAGGATATGAAGCACAGATCCGTCCCCGAAGTGGACTGGCTCTCCGACACGGTATTACGCTGGTCAATAGCCCAGGGACTATCGATGCCGATTATCGCGGTGAGATAGGGATTATTATGATCAATCTCTCGAATACTCCTTTTACCATAGCAGATGGCGAACGGATTTGCCAGCTTGTTATCGCCAGACATGAACAGGCCGAATGGGTGCTTACAGACGAATTGGCCGATACGGAACGAGGTGCAGGCGGATTTGGTCATACGGGCAAAGAATAA
- a CDS encoding DUF1661 domain-containing protein has protein sequence MVREVKILRATTEKFSLVNLRKLEPHSGQFRNQIREESAYNVSST, from the coding sequence TTGGTTCGGGAAGTAAAAATTTTACGCGCCACAACGGAAAAATTCTCGCTCGTGAATCTCAGAAAACTCGAACCGCATTCCGGCCAATTCCGGAACCAAATTCGTGAGGAATCTGCTTACAACGTCAGTTCGACGTAA
- a CDS encoding tetratricopeptide repeat protein codes for MEHIDAEKDPNGLSDIYSQLGDLAYEENKPEEAFANYEKALELNPRNVGVLNNYAYFLAKEGGDLAKAERMAAQCVKLLPDNAVSLDTYGWVFFLRENYTLAKLYIEKALGLAADNPDADVVEHHGDVLYMLGEKEKAMLEWKRAKEIGGGGSPMLDKKIEQGKYIPEKKK; via the coding sequence TTGGAGCATATCGATGCAGAGAAAGATCCCAACGGCCTATCGGATATTTATAGCCAATTAGGCGATCTTGCCTATGAAGAAAATAAGCCCGAAGAAGCCTTCGCAAACTACGAAAAAGCGTTGGAGTTGAACCCGCGTAACGTGGGAGTACTCAATAATTATGCGTATTTTTTGGCCAAAGAAGGCGGTGATCTGGCCAAAGCCGAAAGAATGGCAGCCCAATGCGTCAAGCTGTTACCGGACAATGCGGTCTCGCTCGACACTTATGGTTGGGTATTCTTTCTAAGAGAAAACTATACGTTGGCCAAACTCTACATAGAAAAAGCCTTAGGACTGGCTGCAGACAACCCCGATGCTGATGTCGTAGAGCACCATGGCGATGTCCTCTATATGCTCGGAGAGAAAGAAAAAGCTATGTTGGAATGGAAGCGGGCCAAAGAGATCGGTGGAGGAGGCAGTCCCATGCTAGACAAGAAAATAGAACAAGGAAAATATATCCCAGAAAAGAAGAAATGA
- the gcvH gene encoding glycine cleavage system protein GcvH: MKTPAELKYSKDHEWARQEGDVVFIGITDYAQGELGEIVYVDVTTEGETLEADEVFGSIEAVKTVSDLMMPIAGEVLEVNPDLEEQPELVNSDPYGAGWIIKVKAANAADFDNLLSAAEYEKLIAQ; encoded by the coding sequence ATGAAAACTCCTGCAGAACTGAAGTATTCTAAGGATCATGAGTGGGCTCGCCAAGAAGGCGACGTTGTCTTCATCGGTATCACGGACTATGCTCAAGGCGAATTGGGCGAAATTGTCTATGTGGACGTTACTACCGAAGGCGAAACGCTCGAGGCTGATGAGGTTTTCGGATCGATCGAAGCTGTGAAGACTGTTTCCGACCTGATGATGCCTATCGCCGGCGAGGTATTGGAAGTGAACCCTGATCTGGAAGAGCAACCCGAACTCGTAAACAGCGATCCCTACGGTGCCGGTTGGATTATCAAGGTTAAGGCTGCAAATGCTGCCGACTTCGACAACCTCCTGAGTGCTGCCGAATACGAAAAACTGATAGCTCAATAA
- the holA gene encoding DNA polymerase III subunit delta, whose translation MASYSDIVDSVRKCQFSPLYLLAGEEPFYIDELATLLETHVVPVDEWDFNRVILYGDKTSVADIANEARRFPMMGRRQLIVVREAQLVDNIDLLEAHYGTFPDTTILVIAYKKKPDKRKAFYTKAEKLGKVFVSETIPDYKMPDFILSAAAGKKLTVSPEVAYMLADYLGNDLEKLMNELDKLILITQDSRGVVTSEIVEQHIGVSKSFNNFELLRAIVNRETGKTFRIAHYFARNEKEHPIQATLPVLFNYFSNLMIVCYLPQKNPDAIMKALSIRNFQVRDYMTGLKMYSTRKVFDIIHEIRMTDARSKGVDTTGTFAGSGDLLRELLHFIFH comes from the coding sequence ATGGCCTCCTATTCCGATATTGTCGATTCTGTACGTAAGTGCCAATTCTCGCCACTCTATCTGCTGGCCGGCGAGGAACCCTTCTATATAGACGAGTTGGCCACTCTGCTGGAGACGCACGTGGTGCCGGTAGATGAATGGGACTTCAACAGGGTTATCCTCTACGGCGACAAAACCTCCGTAGCCGATATAGCGAACGAAGCGCGCCGTTTCCCGATGATGGGCCGGAGGCAGTTGATCGTCGTTCGGGAGGCGCAGTTAGTGGACAATATCGACTTGCTCGAAGCACATTATGGCACTTTCCCCGATACTACGATTCTGGTCATTGCCTATAAGAAGAAACCCGATAAGCGAAAGGCTTTCTATACGAAGGCTGAAAAGCTCGGGAAAGTATTCGTGTCCGAGACCATACCCGACTATAAGATGCCGGACTTCATCCTGTCGGCTGCTGCCGGCAAGAAACTGACCGTATCGCCCGAAGTGGCATATATGCTGGCCGATTACCTCGGCAATGATCTGGAGAAGTTGATGAATGAGCTGGACAAGCTTATTCTCATAACACAAGATAGTAGGGGAGTGGTCACGTCCGAGATCGTGGAGCAGCATATCGGAGTAAGCAAATCCTTCAATAATTTCGAACTCCTTCGTGCCATAGTCAATCGCGAAACGGGCAAAACCTTTCGCATCGCTCACTACTTTGCCAGAAATGAGAAGGAGCACCCCATACAGGCCACTCTACCCGTACTCTTCAACTATTTCAGCAACCTGATGATCGTTTGCTACTTGCCACAGAAAAATCCCGATGCTATCATGAAAGCATTGTCGATACGCAATTTCCAAGTGCGCGACTATATGACAGGGCTGAAGATGTATTCGACGAGGAAGGTTTTCGACATTATACACGAGATCCGGATGACGGATGCCCGCAGTAAGGGGGTGGATACGACTGGCACATTTGCCGGCAGTGGGGATTTGCTTCGGGAGCTACTCCATTTTATATTCCATTGA
- a CDS encoding 4-hydroxy-3-methylbut-2-en-1-yl diphosphate synthase, translated as MLDLFGYKRRKTSVAQIGDTPLGGDFPIRIQSMANVSTMDTQASVDQAARIIDAGADYVRFTAQGVREAANLQHIHAGLCRLGYHIPLVADIHFSPKVAEEALLHVEKVRINPGNFVEMKSGGNLTEEEAFDLGHKAVRERFGSFVEDAKRLGRAIRIGVNHGSLSERMLTRYGDTAEGMVQSCMEYLDVCHEHEFDDVVISMKASNTLVMTAAVRLLVERMDAADMHYPLHIGVTEAGDGEDGRIKSAVGIGSLLADGIGDTIRVSLSEDPEHEIPVARKLLAYIEKRNGHPSVAVPQPDRYDRDKLRRQETYAVGDFIGSKHIPIVISDRRQGDDHFDTELLPDIVLGADGRYYREDMLLENIVFRSIRQDDLTDDCLQTIEAISDTVIILESVGINPVAEWRAMLHRLELAGCRCPVILHRRYDCTDLEDLQLQASADMGAILLEGRGNGLMITADKLPSVAVNHLAFGILQATRLRMSRTEYISCPSCGRTLYNLQETVARIKAATAHLKELKIGIMGCIVNGPGEMADADYGYVGAGPGRIDLYKQKICVRRGIPQEQAVQQLIELIKENGDWKER; from the coding sequence ATGCTCGATCTGTTCGGATATAAAAGACGCAAGACATCCGTAGCTCAAATAGGTGATACACCTCTCGGCGGAGATTTTCCCATTCGCATACAATCTATGGCCAATGTGTCCACCATGGACACACAGGCATCTGTCGATCAGGCAGCTCGAATTATAGATGCAGGGGCTGATTATGTCCGTTTTACGGCTCAGGGTGTACGTGAAGCCGCCAATCTTCAGCATATCCATGCCGGGCTATGCCGTTTGGGCTATCACATACCATTGGTAGCGGATATTCACTTTAGTCCCAAAGTTGCAGAAGAAGCTCTGTTGCATGTGGAGAAGGTGCGCATCAATCCGGGCAATTTCGTCGAGATGAAGTCCGGGGGCAATCTGACTGAAGAGGAAGCTTTCGATCTGGGACATAAAGCTGTGAGAGAACGTTTCGGCTCTTTCGTGGAAGATGCCAAACGATTAGGGCGAGCCATCCGCATCGGAGTCAATCATGGCTCTCTGTCCGAACGTATGCTTACGCGCTATGGCGATACGGCTGAAGGCATGGTACAAAGCTGCATGGAATACCTCGATGTATGCCACGAACATGAGTTCGACGATGTGGTGATCTCGATGAAAGCATCGAATACTTTGGTCATGACAGCAGCTGTACGCCTTCTTGTGGAACGAATGGATGCTGCAGACATGCACTATCCGCTTCACATCGGTGTCACCGAGGCTGGCGATGGTGAGGACGGGCGGATCAAGAGTGCTGTCGGCATAGGTTCGCTTTTGGCTGATGGCATTGGCGATACCATTCGTGTTTCACTGAGTGAGGATCCGGAGCATGAGATTCCGGTAGCCCGCAAATTGCTTGCCTATATAGAGAAACGTAACGGCCACCCGTCGGTAGCTGTTCCTCAACCAGATCGTTACGATCGGGATAAACTCCGGCGCCAAGAAACATATGCTGTCGGAGACTTTATCGGAAGTAAGCACATTCCGATTGTCATATCGGACCGCAGACAGGGAGATGATCATTTCGATACCGAACTCTTGCCTGACATCGTACTCGGGGCCGATGGTCGGTATTATCGTGAGGATATGCTGCTGGAAAATATCGTTTTTCGTTCCATCCGACAGGATGATCTGACTGACGATTGTCTACAGACTATTGAAGCAATCTCTGACACAGTTATTATCCTTGAATCCGTGGGTATCAATCCCGTAGCTGAATGGCGTGCAATGCTTCATCGTTTGGAGCTGGCAGGATGTCGATGTCCTGTCATCCTGCACCGCAGGTATGACTGCACCGATTTGGAAGATCTTCAGCTACAAGCGTCGGCTGACATGGGGGCTATACTTCTTGAAGGGCGAGGCAATGGGCTTATGATTACTGCAGACAAACTGCCTTCGGTCGCTGTGAATCACTTGGCTTTCGGTATTTTACAAGCTACAAGGTTACGTATGAGTCGGACGGAATATATCAGCTGCCCGAGCTGTGGCCGTACATTGTACAATTTGCAAGAAACCGTAGCTCGAATCAAAGCTGCAACTGCACATCTAAAAGAATTGAAGATCGGCATTATGGGCTGTATCGTCAATGGGCCGGGTGAAATGGCCGATGCCGACTATGGCTACGTAGGGGCGGGTCCGGGACGAATCGATCTGTATAAACAGAAGATATGTGTTCGTCGTGGTATTCCTCAGGAGCAGGCCGTACAACAGCTTATCGAACTCATCAAAGAAAACGGAGACTGGAAAGAGCGTTAG
- a CDS encoding AMP nucleosidase produces MKTKQEIVENWLPRYTQRQLIDFEPYILLTNFSHYLHVFAEHYGVPIVGEHTSMPNASAEGVTLINFGMGSANAATIMDLLWAIHPKAVIFLGKCGGLKLENALGDYLLPIAAIRGEGTSNDYLPEEVPSLPSFSVLRAISSAIQNKGKDYWTGTVYTTNRRVWEYDEKFKDYLRSTHASGVDMETATLMTVGFANKIPMGALLLISDRPMFPEGVKTEESDQLVTDNFAEEHLMLGIDALEIIRENKSSIKHIRFNW; encoded by the coding sequence ATGAAAACGAAGCAAGAGATAGTTGAGAACTGGTTGCCGCGATATACGCAGAGGCAGCTGATCGATTTCGAACCGTACATCCTGCTGACGAACTTTTCGCACTATCTGCATGTCTTCGCCGAGCACTACGGGGTACCTATCGTCGGAGAACATACCTCCATGCCGAATGCTTCGGCCGAAGGCGTCACCCTCATCAACTTCGGCATGGGTAGTGCCAATGCGGCTACCATCATGGACTTGCTCTGGGCTATACACCCCAAGGCTGTGATCTTTCTCGGCAAATGCGGAGGCCTGAAACTGGAAAATGCTTTGGGCGATTACCTCCTGCCCATAGCTGCCATACGCGGCGAGGGTACGTCCAACGACTATCTGCCCGAGGAGGTGCCCTCTCTGCCCTCCTTTTCCGTACTGCGAGCCATTTCGTCAGCCATTCAGAACAAAGGCAAGGACTACTGGACAGGTACGGTCTATACTACGAACCGGCGGGTCTGGGAGTACGATGAGAAGTTCAAGGACTATCTGCGCAGTACGCATGCAAGCGGCGTGGATATGGAGACGGCTACGCTCATGACGGTAGGATTTGCCAATAAGATTCCCATGGGAGCGTTGCTTCTGATTTCCGACAGACCTATGTTCCCAGAAGGTGTCAAGACGGAAGAGAGCGATCAGCTCGTAACGGACAACTTTGCCGAAGAGCATCTGATGCTTGGTATCGATGCTCTCGAAATCATTCGGGAGAACAAATCTTCCATCAAGCATATTCGCTTCAACTGGTAA
- the purE gene encoding 5-(carboxyamino)imidazole ribonucleotide mutase yields MQPLVSIIMGSTSDLPIMEKAAKMLDEMQIPFEMLALSAHRTPAEVETFAHEARARGIKVIIAAAGMAAHLCGVIASMTSIPVIGVPINATLDGMDALLAIVQMPPGIPVATVGINAAQNAALLAVQMMATGDEALYARLEAYKESLKEKVVKANRELAEVKYNFKTN; encoded by the coding sequence ATGCAGCCTTTGGTAAGCATCATCATGGGTAGTACTTCCGATCTGCCCATTATGGAGAAAGCCGCCAAAATGCTCGATGAAATGCAGATTCCATTCGAGATGTTGGCGCTTTCGGCTCATCGTACTCCGGCTGAAGTAGAGACTTTTGCACACGAGGCCAGAGCTCGCGGTATCAAGGTAATTATCGCTGCTGCCGGTATGGCAGCTCATTTGTGTGGCGTAATTGCTTCCATGACGTCTATTCCGGTAATAGGTGTACCCATCAATGCCACTCTTGACGGAATGGATGCTCTGTTGGCCATCGTTCAAATGCCTCCGGGGATCCCCGTTGCTACTGTGGGGATCAATGCTGCCCAGAATGCAGCACTTTTGGCCGTCCAGATGATGGCTACCGGCGATGAAGCTCTCTATGCTCGACTGGAGGCCTATAAGGAGTCGCTCAAAGAAAAAGTCGTTAAGGCCAATCGCGAGCTGGCAGAGGTGAAGTACAACTTCAAAACGAATTAA
- a CDS encoding tetratricopeptide repeat protein, translated as MRIHSIILLLFLLVISPVAGSISITDSTASKFDRYFYEGVRQREQENYAAAFDIFRYCHRLNPNDAALLSELGKLYFAIGRQEEGTRYLEQAYRLYPDNKNYGNILGAVYERQGRADDAVRLYEEMSEQFPSEDELRFKLANMYVQAGEIDKAIYIYNRMEAQNAVNAADASNYAEIRARLYLMTGQTNKALNELRRLCNRFPEVNEFRLKYAGTLLDSEKYDEAYEQLQLIARTDSTSGLYHFAMASYYLGTNEKEAAINEMIKVAADKDVAPEQKLPIILRFIGTDTDEEDAPKKEYNILLEKILASHPTEVDARLFYAELLEMQGDSIHAMEVCRPITEFAPKEERAWKFMLGRAVTGQNHTEVHRISEQARQYLPGVPLFTSTMPFPII; from the coding sequence ATGCGGATCCATTCTATCATTCTCCTGCTGTTTCTTTTAGTTATTTCTCCTGTAGCCGGAAGTATATCCATTACAGACAGTACAGCATCTAAGTTCGACCGATATTTCTATGAAGGTGTCCGGCAACGAGAACAGGAGAATTATGCTGCAGCTTTCGACATCTTTCGCTATTGCCATCGGTTGAATCCCAACGATGCGGCTCTGTTATCGGAGTTGGGAAAACTGTATTTTGCCATTGGGCGTCAGGAGGAAGGAACCCGGTATTTGGAACAAGCCTATCGGCTCTATCCCGACAACAAGAACTATGGCAATATATTAGGTGCTGTGTATGAACGCCAGGGACGAGCTGACGATGCTGTCAGGCTTTATGAGGAGATGTCCGAACAGTTCCCTTCCGAGGATGAACTTCGGTTCAAACTGGCCAATATGTACGTACAGGCCGGAGAGATAGACAAGGCCATATACATATACAACCGTATGGAGGCACAAAATGCTGTCAATGCAGCAGATGCCTCCAACTATGCTGAGATTCGGGCACGTCTCTACCTGATGACCGGTCAGACCAACAAGGCTCTGAACGAACTTCGCCGTCTATGCAATCGATTCCCGGAAGTGAATGAGTTTAGGCTGAAGTATGCCGGCACTCTGCTCGACAGTGAGAAGTACGACGAAGCCTACGAGCAACTGCAACTGATAGCTCGGACGGATTCGACAAGTGGCTTGTATCATTTTGCTATGGCCAGCTATTACTTGGGAACGAACGAAAAAGAAGCTGCCATCAACGAAATGATCAAAGTAGCCGCTGACAAGGATGTGGCACCGGAGCAGAAACTACCGATCATCCTGCGCTTTATCGGTACCGACACAGACGAAGAGGATGCACCGAAAAAAGAGTATAATATCCTGCTTGAAAAGATACTTGCCAGCCATCCCACTGAGGTGGATGCACGCCTTTTCTATGCCGAGCTCTTGGAAATGCAGGGTGATTCTATCCATGCCATGGAGGTTTGCCGACCTATCACGGAGTTTGCTCCTAAAGAAGAACGGGCATGGAAATTCATGCTGGGAAGAGCTGTTACCGGCCAGAACCATACCGAAGTCCATCGCATATCCGAACAAGCGCGACAATATTTGCCGGGTGTGCCGCTATTTACCTCTACGATGCCATTTCCTATTATATAG